The Mesorhizobium sp. AR02 genomic interval GAGTTGGGCTCCAGCTCTTCGCCCTTCATCACGAAGGAGTCCGTATCGACGACCGATCCCTTACCCATGACGACGCCGTAATGGACAAAGGCGGAAGGTCCGAGCGTGCAACCATCACCGATGCGGATGAAGTCCGACTTGAACGCACCTTCTTCCAGCGAGTGGGCCTGGATGACGCAGCCCTCGTTGAGCGTGACGTCGTCGCCGATCTCGACCAGCGAGCGTTCGGTGAGGTTGCTGCCGCCGTCATAGACCCGCTTGCCGACCTTGACGCCCAGCATGCGCAGGATCATCGGCCGGAACGGCGTGCCGGCGAACAGGCGCACGATCGGCGAATCCGCCAGCTTCCAATGGCGTTCGTGGCGCCAGAAGGCGACGTCGTAGATCGTCGTCATCTGCGGCTTCAGCCGGCCAAAACCAAGGCTTGCCCGCTCGACAAAGATGTAGAACGGAATGGTGATCGCCGAGGTCAGGAGCACGGCGACGAAGAGAGCGACCTCCGCCCATTCGGTGTAGTAGTTCAGCGCCCGGTCCCAGATCGCCAGCGTGGCGAACAGCATGACCCATTGCGTTGCCATGAACAGAAGGATCGTCACCAGATTGTGGCGGTTCTTGAACGGGATGCGCTGGCGCCGATCTGCTTCGTCGACGCCGGCAATGAGTTCCTTGTCGCGGTTGACCATGCGCGGGATTTCAAAGGCAGGCGAACCAAGCAGGCCGACATTCTCGCGCAGCGGGCCGTCGATGGGGATCATCACCTTGGTGCCGAGCAGGACGTTGTCGCCCGTGCGGCCATCCGGCGGATAGTAGATGTTGTTGCCGAGATAGTTGCGCTCGCCAATGCGTGTCGGCTCCAGCCGGAACGCCGAGGCGGATTTGTGCACATTGATCATGAACAGGCCGTCCGACACCATGGTTTCGGTGCCGATCTCGCACAGAAGCGGGTTGTCGTGCTGCTGGTTGGAGCCGAAGTTGGAGCCGGTCTGCACCACCTTGTTGAGGTTCCAGCCGATGGCGCGCATGTAGTGGACGATCGCCGAGCTGTCGCCGAACAACAGCCCCAGCACACGCGAATTGCTGGAGAATTCGGACACGGTCTGCAGCCAGTAACGGAAGCCGTAGAGCGTATAGGTGCGGCCAGGCTTCAGGATCAGGCTGAAAACGCGCGGCAGGACGGTGGCGGCGAAAAAGGCGACGGCGATATAGCCGAAAAGCGTGACCGTGGTGCCGATGGCGACAAGACCGATCGTCTCCTGATAGTCGTCGCCGACATATTCCCAATAGCTATGGAACAGGAACGGCAGCGGGGTGATGACAGCGAACAGCAGGAACAGCTGAACGGCCTCGTAAAGGAAGCGTCGGACCTCGTAAGGGTTCGCGGTGCGCACCTTGCAATAATCCGCCGTGGTCGGCACGGCCGGCGATCCATGCCAGTGCTCGCCATCGGGAATGCTTTGCCCGCGCTGCAGTGAGGACGAATGGCCGAGCTGGCCGCCGTCGCCGATGGAGGTGTCGATGTCGAGCGTCGAGCCGACGCCGACGAAGGCATCGCGACCAATGCTCAGCGGTCCGGTGTGGATATAGCCGGCCTGGGCCCGATAGCCGAGGATCATCGATTCCTTGCGCAGGATGGTGTTGGCGCCGATCGAAATGAGATCCGTGCAGACGGGCACGGATTTGGATTCGATGACGGCGTTGTGCCCGAGCTTGGTGCCCAGCAGTTGCAGATAGATGCTGTAGAGCGGGCTGCCGCGGAACAGGACGACGGGCGCCGAGCGGATCAAGGTCTTGACGACCCAGAAGCGATAGTAGCGCCATCCCCAGATGGGGAACGCCTCGGCCTTCCAGCGGCCGATGAGCAGCCATTTCGCGGCAACGGCAAAGCCGGACATGCCGAAGAACACGCCGGCCGACAGCGCCACGCACCTGACGTAGAGCTCCAGCGGTTCGTCGAGTGCGTCATAGACCCAGTCGAGGCCGTGGTCGAGGACCCACAGCGCGGCATAGCTGTAGAGCAGGTAGAACGAAAGCTGGCCCGCTCCGCAGGTCCAATAGGCAAGGTTCGATGCCTGGCGGGTGAGGACAGGCTCGTTGGTGGCCGTCGTCATCTCTTCCGCCACGCTCAGATGCTTGGCCAGGCGCGCAACGGTCGGATAGAGATAGATGTCGCGCATGGACGTCGTCGCCCATTCCTTGCGGGTGCGCACGCGGGCGCAGAAATGCGCCATCAGCAGCGAGTTGGCGCCGAGATCGTCGAAGAAATTGTCCTCGACCGACACCGCGTCGAATTTCAGCACCGCGGCCAGCGCCTCGGCCAGGAAGCGCTCGTCGTCATTGCCGGGCGCCACCATCTCGCGGTCGGCGGAAAGCCGCACACTTGTCGGCTTCGGCAGCTGGCGAAGGTCGACCTTGTTGGAGACCGTCATCGGGATGACAGGCAGTTCCTCCAGATAGGAGGGCACCATGTAATCCGGCAGGCGCCGCTTCATAGTCTGGGCAATGTCGGCGCGCGAGAGTGCCGGCTGGCCGGCCTTGCGCGCGTAATAGGCGACGAGCTCGACGCGGCCGGGCTCGATCTCCCAGGTGGTGACTGCAGCCTGTGCGATCTCCGGCTGGTCGAGCAGCACCGCCTCGATTTCGCCGAGTTCGATGCGATAGCCGCGGATCTTCACCTGGGTGTCGATGCGCCCGGCATACTCGATCTCGCCTTCGCCGTTGATCCGGCCAAGGTCGCCCGTGCGGTAGATGCGCTGCGACGGGTTGTTCGGCAGGCCGAGGAAATCGGCGATGAATTTCTGCTCCGTCAGGTCTTGCCTGTTGAGATAGCCGACGGCGAGGCCGATGCCGGCGATGCCGATCTCGCCCAGTTCGCCAGGCTCGGCCAGCTCCGGCAGCGAAGGGTCGAGAATGACGATGGAATAGGTGGGCAGCGGCGCGCCGATGGTGACGGGCTTGTCCGGCGTCAGCGCGCCCATCGTTGCCGTGACGGTCGCC includes:
- a CDS encoding Pls/PosA family non-ribosomal peptide synthetase → MEMDYGVDIAGLDRDAASQGSPAETGLASVDALARIAHASAATARNQILVGADFARQGQPDERLDAVFEQLAETFAALPAVISDGRAWTYQELDSRANQFARVLIKRGVRPGHRVGLILDRSAETYVALLAVVKAGAAFVPLATAFPQERMALIIEDASVSLIVTIATYASRADQLPVPNVLIDSAAAEISKQSGAPLKPHKGSAPTAVEDICYILYTSGTTGRPKGVAIRHQSFVNFIRVAAASYGYRPGDRVYQGMTIAFDFSSEEIWVPFVAGATVVPAPGQMPLVGEELADFLRLHDITCMACSPTLLSSMTSDVPSLRTLLVGGEACPHNLVVRWSKPGRQILNTYGPTEATVTATMGALTPDKPVTIGAPLPTYSIVILDPSLPELAEPGELGEIGIAGIGLAVGYLNRQDLTEQKFIADFLGLPNNPSQRIYRTGDLGRINGEGEIEYAGRIDTQVKIRGYRIELGEIEAVLLDQPEIAQAAVTTWEIEPGRVELVAYYARKAGQPALSRADIAQTMKRRLPDYMVPSYLEELPVIPMTVSNKVDLRQLPKPTSVRLSADREMVAPGNDDERFLAEALAAVLKFDAVSVEDNFFDDLGANSLLMAHFCARVRTRKEWATTSMRDIYLYPTVARLAKHLSVAEEMTTATNEPVLTRQASNLAYWTCGAGQLSFYLLYSYAALWVLDHGLDWVYDALDEPLELYVRCVALSAGVFFGMSGFAVAAKWLLIGRWKAEAFPIWGWRYYRFWVVKTLIRSAPVVLFRGSPLYSIYLQLLGTKLGHNAVIESKSVPVCTDLISIGANTILRKESMILGYRAQAGYIHTGPLSIGRDAFVGVGSTLDIDTSIGDGGQLGHSSSLQRGQSIPDGEHWHGSPAVPTTADYCKVRTANPYEVRRFLYEAVQLFLLFAVITPLPFLFHSYWEYVGDDYQETIGLVAIGTTVTLFGYIAVAFFAATVLPRVFSLILKPGRTYTLYGFRYWLQTVSEFSSNSRVLGLLFGDSSAIVHYMRAIGWNLNKVVQTGSNFGSNQQHDNPLLCEIGTETMVSDGLFMINVHKSASAFRLEPTRIGERNYLGNNIYYPPDGRTGDNVLLGTKVMIPIDGPLRENVGLLGSPAFEIPRMVNRDKELIAGVDEADRRQRIPFKNRHNLVTILLFMATQWVMLFATLAIWDRALNYYTEWAEVALFVAVLLTSAITIPFYIFVERASLGFGRLKPQMTTIYDVAFWRHERHWKLADSPIVRLFAGTPFRPMILRMLGVKVGKRVYDGGSNLTERSLVEIGDDVTLNEGCVIQAHSLEEGAFKSDFIRIGDGCTLGPSAFVHYGVVMGKGSVVDTDSFVMKGEELEPNSIWRGNPAKLHRFVEPIMEDGSRASS